The Austwickia sp. genome includes a region encoding these proteins:
- a CDS encoding homoserine dehydrogenase, which produces MSENAGGPTSEPLRVALLGCGVVGSSVARLLTATAADLAARVGRPLEIVGVAVRRTGRDRSDTGLPAEAFTADAEALVERADIVVEVIGGIEPARGLILRAMEHGASVVTANKALLAEDGPTLYAAARQHGVDLYYEAAVAGAIPLLRPLRESLAGDDVRRVLGIVNGTTNYVLDKMATTGAGFAEAVQQAQALGYAEADPTADVEGFDAAAKAAILASLAFHTRVSSRDVYREGITEVSAADVAAAAEMGCVVKLLAICERVAAGAAPGGAAGVSVRVHPAMIPNSHPLAGVREAFNAVFVEASAAGQLMFYGPGAGGDPTASAILGDVVAVARHRVGGGLGPRESAYADLPVLPMGRALTRYYFSLDVLDRPGVLAQIAGVFAEHAVSIEQVRQETHVDDDGARVGAQLVIVTHTAPDEALAATVDALSTMEIVRGVTSVMRVEGE; this is translated from the coding sequence GTGAGCGAGAACGCTGGCGGGCCAACGTCCGAGCCGTTGCGGGTCGCTCTGCTCGGCTGCGGGGTGGTGGGTTCGTCCGTGGCCCGGCTGCTGACCGCGACCGCCGCGGACCTCGCCGCGCGGGTGGGGCGGCCGCTGGAGATCGTCGGCGTCGCCGTCCGGCGGACCGGCCGCGACCGCAGCGACACCGGCCTGCCGGCGGAGGCGTTCACCGCCGACGCGGAGGCGCTCGTCGAGCGGGCCGACATCGTGGTCGAGGTGATCGGCGGGATCGAACCCGCCCGCGGGCTCATCCTGCGGGCCATGGAGCACGGCGCGAGCGTCGTCACCGCCAACAAGGCGCTGCTCGCCGAGGACGGTCCGACCCTGTACGCCGCCGCCCGGCAGCACGGCGTCGATCTGTACTACGAGGCCGCGGTCGCCGGGGCGATCCCGCTGCTGCGCCCGCTGCGGGAGTCGCTCGCGGGCGACGACGTACGGCGCGTGCTCGGCATCGTCAACGGCACCACCAACTACGTCCTCGACAAGATGGCGACTACCGGCGCCGGGTTCGCCGAGGCGGTGCAGCAGGCGCAGGCGCTGGGCTACGCCGAGGCCGACCCGACCGCCGATGTGGAGGGTTTCGACGCCGCCGCCAAGGCCGCCATCCTCGCGAGCCTCGCCTTCCACACGCGGGTGAGCAGCCGGGACGTCTACCGCGAGGGCATCACCGAGGTCAGCGCGGCCGACGTCGCCGCGGCCGCGGAGATGGGCTGCGTCGTCAAGCTGCTGGCGATCTGCGAGCGGGTCGCCGCGGGTGCGGCGCCGGGCGGAGCGGCCGGCGTCAGCGTGCGCGTTCACCCCGCGATGATCCCGAACAGCCACCCCCTGGCCGGCGTCCGGGAGGCCTTCAACGCGGTCTTCGTCGAGGCCAGCGCCGCGGGGCAGCTGATGTTCTACGGGCCCGGCGCGGGCGGCGATCCCACCGCGTCCGCGATCCTCGGCGACGTCGTCGCCGTCGCCCGGCACCGGGTGGGCGGCGGGCTGGGGCCGCGCGAGTCCGCCTACGCCGACCTGCCCGTGTTGCCGATGGGGCGGGCCCTGACCAGGTATTACTTCAGTCTCGACGTCCTCGACCGGCCGGGGGTGCTGGCCCAGATCGCCGGGGTCTTCGCCGAGCACGCGGTCTCGATCGAGCAGGTCCGCCAGGAGACCCACGTGGACGACGACGGTGCCCGCGTCGGCGCTCAGCTCGTGATCGTCACCCATACGGCGCCGGACGAGGCCCTGGCGGCCACCGTCGACGCGCTGTCGACCATGGAGATCGTGCGCGGCGTGACCAGCGTCATGCGCGTGGAAGGGGAATGA
- a CDS encoding arginine--tRNA ligase, with product MTPDELASAITACLRDAVAAGQTSLPAEAVPTTVRVERPKNRDHGDWSTNVAMQLAKKAGQNPRELATVLAERLAATPGVAGADVAGPGFLNITLDAASAGELARTIVEAGTAYGRGDALAGHTVNLEFISANPTGPLHIGHTRWAALGDALRRLLAAAGASVTSEYYINDAGAQMDKFGASIIAKLTGEEVPEGGYPGEYVEELARQALARRPDLLELNATDHDAAVALARDLGYELQLAHIRDTLVDFGVSFDVWFSEKTLHESGAVSAAIDRLREQGHVFESDGAIWLRTTTFGDDKDRVLIRADGVPTYFAADAAYYLSKKDRGFPEKVYMLGADHHGYVNRLKAIAACAGDDPEVNIEVLIGQLINIAGVRMGKRKGNALYLTDLIEDIGTDPVRYSMARYPADSPLSLDGEEMRRRTNDNPVFYVQYAHARTCNVARLAAGDDVRRADGFDPALLTHETESALLAILGDYPRIVAQAAALREPHRVARYLEDLAARYHKWYDECRVRPALVDDEPEPVTDLHRTRLWLNDATRQVLANGLDLLGVSAPEQL from the coding sequence GTGACACCCGACGAGCTCGCCTCCGCCATCACCGCCTGTCTGCGCGACGCCGTCGCCGCCGGCCAGACCTCGCTGCCGGCCGAGGCCGTGCCGACGACCGTCCGGGTGGAACGTCCCAAGAACCGCGACCACGGCGACTGGTCGACCAATGTCGCGATGCAGCTCGCGAAGAAAGCAGGGCAGAACCCCCGCGAGCTGGCGACGGTCCTCGCCGAGCGCCTGGCCGCCACCCCGGGCGTCGCCGGCGCCGACGTCGCCGGTCCGGGCTTCCTCAACATCACCCTCGACGCCGCAAGCGCGGGCGAGCTGGCCCGCACGATCGTCGAGGCCGGCACGGCGTACGGCCGTGGCGACGCCCTCGCCGGGCACACCGTGAACCTTGAATTCATCTCCGCCAACCCCACCGGCCCGCTGCACATCGGCCACACCCGCTGGGCCGCCCTCGGTGACGCGCTGCGCCGGCTGCTCGCGGCGGCCGGGGCCAGCGTCACGAGCGAGTACTACATCAACGACGCCGGCGCCCAGATGGACAAGTTCGGAGCCTCGATCATCGCCAAGCTCACGGGCGAGGAGGTGCCCGAGGGGGGGTACCCGGGGGAGTACGTCGAGGAACTGGCCCGGCAGGCCCTCGCCCGGCGCCCCGACCTGCTCGAGCTGAACGCGACCGACCACGACGCGGCCGTCGCCCTGGCCCGGGACCTGGGCTATGAGCTGCAGCTGGCCCACATCCGCGACACCCTGGTCGACTTCGGGGTGAGCTTCGACGTGTGGTTCAGCGAGAAGACGCTGCACGAGAGCGGCGCGGTGAGCGCGGCCATCGATCGGCTGCGCGAGCAGGGCCACGTCTTCGAGAGCGACGGCGCGATCTGGCTGCGGACCACGACGTTCGGTGACGACAAGGACCGCGTTCTGATCCGCGCCGACGGTGTCCCGACCTACTTCGCCGCGGACGCCGCCTATTACCTGTCCAAGAAGGACCGCGGCTTCCCAGAGAAGGTCTACATGCTCGGGGCGGACCACCACGGGTACGTGAACCGCCTCAAGGCCATCGCCGCCTGCGCGGGGGACGACCCCGAGGTCAACATCGAGGTGCTGATCGGCCAGCTCATCAACATCGCCGGCGTCCGCATGGGCAAGCGCAAGGGCAACGCGCTCTACCTGACCGACCTCATCGAGGACATCGGCACCGATCCGGTGCGCTATTCGATGGCCCGCTACCCCGCCGACTCCCCGCTCTCGCTCGACGGCGAGGAGATGCGGCGCCGGACGAACGACAACCCGGTCTTCTATGTGCAGTACGCGCACGCCCGGACCTGCAATGTCGCCCGGTTGGCCGCGGGCGACGACGTACGGCGTGCGGACGGGTTCGACCCCGCCCTGCTGACCCACGAGACCGAGTCGGCGCTGCTGGCGATCCTCGGCGACTACCCGCGGATCGTCGCCCAGGCGGCGGCGCTGCGCGAGCCGCACCGGGTGGCCCGCTACCTGGAGGACCTCGCGGCGCGCTATCACAAGTGGTACGACGAGTGCCGCGTGCGCCCGGCCCTGGTCGACGACGAGCCCGAGCCGGTCACCGACCTGCACCGGACCCGGCTGTGGCTCAACGACGCCACCCGGCAGGTGCTCGCGAACGGCCTCGACCTGCTGGGCGTCTCGGCGCCCGAGCAGCTGTGA
- a CDS encoding threonine synthase, which yields MAHQWRGVIREYADRLPMLAGAPVVTLLEGGTPLIEVEKLSERVGARVLVKFEGLNPTGSFKDRGMTTAISMAAAAGAKAVICASTGNTSASAAAYATKAGMACGVLVPDGKIAMGKLSQAVAHGATLLQVDGNFDACLEVARKLAESYPIELVNSVNPARIEGQKTASFEIVDALGDAPDIHCLPVGNAGNITAYWRGYREYVEGTPGATGPDAAAASSSGPASHTPQMWGFQAAGAAPIVLGHPVDDPETIATAIRIGNPASWKQAEEARDTSGGLIDFVTDEEILAAHRLLSATEGVFVEPASAASVAGLLKMHAAVRVPGGATIVCTVTGHGLKDPAWALKTADGTEVLPTRIPVDAVSAARALGLES from the coding sequence ATGGCCCACCAGTGGCGCGGGGTGATCCGCGAGTACGCGGACCGACTGCCCATGCTCGCGGGCGCCCCCGTGGTGACCCTCCTCGAGGGCGGCACGCCGCTGATCGAGGTCGAGAAGCTGTCGGAGCGGGTGGGTGCGCGGGTCCTCGTGAAGTTCGAGGGGCTCAACCCGACCGGCTCGTTCAAGGACCGCGGCATGACGACCGCGATCTCGATGGCGGCGGCCGCCGGCGCGAAGGCGGTCATCTGCGCCTCCACGGGCAACACGAGTGCCAGCGCCGCCGCGTACGCCACCAAGGCCGGCATGGCCTGCGGCGTCCTGGTGCCGGACGGCAAGATCGCGATGGGCAAGCTGTCCCAGGCGGTCGCGCACGGCGCCACGCTGCTGCAGGTCGACGGCAACTTCGACGCCTGCCTGGAGGTGGCCCGCAAGCTCGCCGAGTCCTACCCGATCGAGCTGGTCAACTCGGTGAACCCGGCCCGGATCGAGGGCCAGAAGACCGCGAGCTTCGAGATCGTCGACGCCCTCGGCGACGCCCCCGACATCCACTGCCTGCCGGTGGGCAACGCCGGCAACATCACCGCCTACTGGCGGGGCTACCGGGAGTACGTCGAGGGCACGCCGGGCGCCACCGGCCCCGACGCGGCGGCGGCCTCGTCATCCGGCCCGGCCAGCCACACCCCCCAGATGTGGGGCTTCCAGGCGGCCGGCGCCGCGCCCATCGTCCTCGGCCACCCCGTCGACGACCCCGAGACCATCGCCACCGCCATCCGGATCGGCAACCCGGCCAGTTGGAAGCAGGCCGAGGAGGCCCGGGACACCTCCGGCGGGCTGATCGACTTCGTCACGGACGAGGAGATCCTGGCCGCGCACCGGCTGCTGTCCGCCACCGAGGGCGTGTTCGTCGAGCCGGCGTCGGCCGCCAGTGTCGCGGGCCTGCTCAAGATGCACGCCGCGGTCCGCGTGCCCGGCGGGGCGACCATCGTCTGCACCGTCACCGGGCACGGCCTCAAGGACCCTGCCTGGGCGCTGAAGACGGCGGACGGCACGGAGGTCCTGCCGACCCGGATCCCTGTCGACGCCGTCAGCGCCGCGCGGGCGCTGGGCCTCGAGAGCTGA
- a CDS encoding HlyC/CorC family transporter produces the protein MTEWLLVGVGVLLTIGTALFVTAEFSLVALDRSRVTSAAEAGDAGARSVLGSLRTLSTQLSAAQVGITLTTLALGYLATPSVGQLLAGPVARAGVPAESAAAVASLVALIVATLFSMVFGELVPQFLGISEPLPMAKIVAAPVRMFALVMRPLIIVLNGSANAILESLGIEPQEELSAARTPQELASIVRRSAQAGTLDEDLAERMTRSLDFGSRTAADVMTPRVRCVSVDRTATVADVVELARRTGHSRFPVLGDDWDDVDGMVHVKKAVAVPHERRARVPVSGLMTPPTFVPETIGLDPLLVLLRRAGHQIAIVVDEYGGTSGVVTLEDVVEELVGEVADEHDRTRSTARRDARGRWSVPGMWRPDEVREKFGAEVPDSGAYETVGGFVMAVLGRLPAVGDEVRVPGWVVRVEAMEGRRVDRVRFVPSEPPPTAEKEPS, from the coding sequence CGTCGGGGTGGGCGTCCTGCTGACGATCGGCACGGCACTGTTCGTCACCGCGGAATTCTCCCTGGTCGCGCTCGACCGATCGCGCGTGACGAGCGCGGCCGAGGCCGGCGACGCGGGGGCGCGCAGCGTGCTGGGCTCCCTGCGCACGCTGTCGACGCAGCTCTCCGCCGCCCAGGTCGGCATCACGCTGACCACGCTGGCGTTGGGCTACCTGGCGACGCCGTCGGTGGGGCAGTTGCTCGCGGGACCCGTGGCGCGGGCAGGCGTGCCGGCGGAGAGCGCCGCGGCCGTCGCGTCGCTGGTGGCCCTGATCGTGGCGACCCTGTTCTCCATGGTGTTCGGGGAGCTGGTGCCGCAGTTCCTGGGGATCTCCGAGCCGCTGCCGATGGCCAAGATCGTCGCCGCTCCCGTGCGCATGTTCGCGCTGGTGATGCGGCCCCTCATCATCGTGCTCAACGGGTCGGCGAACGCCATCCTGGAGTCGCTGGGCATCGAGCCGCAGGAGGAACTGTCGGCGGCCCGGACTCCGCAGGAGCTCGCCTCGATCGTGCGGCGCAGCGCGCAGGCGGGCACGCTCGATGAGGATCTCGCCGAGCGAATGACGCGCTCCCTGGACTTCGGCTCGCGGACGGCCGCGGACGTGATGACGCCTCGGGTGCGGTGCGTCTCGGTGGACCGTACGGCGACCGTCGCGGACGTCGTCGAGCTGGCGCGCCGCACCGGGCATTCGCGGTTCCCGGTGCTCGGCGACGACTGGGACGACGTCGACGGCATGGTGCACGTGAAGAAGGCGGTGGCCGTGCCGCACGAGCGCCGCGCCCGGGTGCCGGTGTCCGGGCTGATGACGCCGCCGACGTTCGTCCCGGAGACCATCGGGCTGGACCCGCTGTTGGTGTTGTTGCGGCGGGCAGGTCACCAGATCGCGATCGTCGTGGACGAATACGGCGGTACGTCGGGGGTGGTCACGCTCGAGGACGTCGTCGAGGAGCTGGTCGGCGAGGTGGCCGACGAGCACGACCGGACCCGCAGCACGGCCCGGCGGGACGCGCGGGGACGGTGGAGCGTCCCTGGGATGTGGCGGCCGGACGAGGTGCGGGAGAAGTTCGGCGCGGAGGTGCCGGACTCCGGGGCGTACGAGACCGTCGGCGGGTTCGTGATGGCCGTGCTGGGGCGCCTGCCCGCGGTCGGTGACGAGGTGCGCGTCCCGGGCTGGGTCGTTCGGGTCGAGGCCATGGAGGGCCGACGGGTGGATCGGGTGCGGTTCGTGCCGAGCGAGCCCCCGCCGACCGCCGAGAAGGAGCCGTCATGA
- a CDS encoding type II toxin-antitoxin system PemK/MazF family toxin: protein MDPLRGEVWDARIPLVGEHPCVVLTINPMIGRLAAVTVAVVTGTPGPAPTHIPVDAESGLTKYEMSFVNATDLHTIARSRLRRRRGRLHPAELHRLESAVRTYLGL, encoded by the coding sequence GTGGACCCACTCCGCGGCGAGGTGTGGGACGCCCGGATACCTCTGGTCGGCGAGCATCCCTGCGTTGTTCTCACCATCAACCCGATGATTGGCCGCCTCGCGGCGGTGACGGTCGCCGTCGTCACCGGTACGCCGGGGCCTGCCCCCACCCACATTCCGGTCGACGCCGAGTCGGGCTTGACCAAGTACGAGATGAGTTTCGTCAACGCCACGGACCTGCACACGATCGCCCGGAGTCGCCTCCGGCGACGGCGCGGGCGGCTACATCCCGCGGAACTCCACCGGCTGGAATCGGCCGTCCGCACGTACCTCGGCCTGTGA
- a CDS encoding HlyC/CorC family transporter has protein sequence MTPGLALAFSVLLLLGNAFFVAAEFSVMAARRSQLEPLAEQGRRSAQLALEALERVASLLACAQLGITVCSLLLGALAEEAIHHLIAGPIDRIGLPPAAAHAVGLVLALLIVAYLHVVIGEMVPKNLALAGPDRAALWLAPALLYLTRALRPVIRVLEWIAKSLVRLLGVEPKDEVTSAFTAQEVNAIVAESAREGLLEEQQQHLARRVLEFSDRVAGDVAVPLSELVTLPFGCTPDDVERLVAKRGFSRVPITHTSGEVGGYVHLKDVLYAADDERHLAIPVKRIRRLATVAPGDEVEDVLETMQETGSHLARVVEPGGRVVGIVFLEDVLEELVGEVTDSTQRVPGTRPHR, from the coding sequence ATGACGCCCGGGCTGGCGCTGGCGTTCTCGGTGCTCCTGCTCCTGGGCAACGCCTTCTTCGTCGCCGCCGAGTTCTCGGTGATGGCCGCCCGGCGCAGCCAGTTGGAGCCGCTGGCGGAGCAGGGTCGGCGCAGCGCGCAGCTCGCGCTGGAAGCCCTGGAGCGGGTGGCGTCACTCCTGGCGTGCGCCCAGCTGGGCATCACGGTGTGCTCGTTGCTGCTCGGCGCCCTGGCGGAGGAGGCCATCCACCACCTCATCGCCGGCCCCATCGACCGGATCGGGTTGCCGCCCGCCGCGGCGCACGCGGTCGGACTGGTGCTGGCGCTGCTCATCGTGGCCTATCTGCACGTGGTCATCGGGGAGATGGTGCCGAAGAACCTGGCCCTCGCCGGACCCGACCGGGCGGCGCTGTGGTTGGCGCCGGCGCTGCTCTATCTGACTCGGGCGTTGCGGCCGGTGATCCGGGTGCTGGAGTGGATCGCCAAGTCGCTCGTGCGGCTCCTGGGGGTGGAGCCCAAGGACGAGGTGACCAGCGCCTTCACCGCGCAGGAGGTCAACGCGATCGTGGCGGAGTCGGCCCGGGAGGGCCTGCTGGAGGAGCAACAGCAGCACCTGGCGCGGCGAGTGCTGGAGTTCAGCGACCGGGTGGCCGGCGACGTCGCCGTACCGCTGTCCGAGCTCGTCACGCTGCCCTTCGGGTGTACGCCGGACGACGTCGAGCGGCTGGTCGCCAAGCGCGGTTTCAGCCGCGTGCCCATCACACACACCTCGGGGGAGGTCGGCGGGTATGTGCACCTCAAGGACGTGCTGTACGCCGCCGATGACGAGCGGCACCTAGCCATCCCCGTCAAGCGGATCCGCCGGTTGGCCACCGTCGCGCCGGGCGACGAGGTCGAGGACGTGCTGGAGACGATGCAGGAGACGGGCTCGCACCTGGCCCGGGTCGTCGAGCCCGGGGGACGAGTGGTGGGCATCGTCTTCCTCGAGGACGTGCTCGAGGAGTTGGTCGGCGAGGTCACGGACTCCACGCAACGCGTCCCGGGGACTCGGCCGCATCGCTGA
- the lysA gene encoding diaminopimelate decarboxylase — protein sequence MRAHEAGALHSDGYGAAPQWLPHPEDVNALLPVLWARNVAKGADGVLAIAGVPVTRIAQEFGTPAYVVDEDDFRARARAFRDEFAAPFAGPDGSGPGLDVYYAGKAFLCSAVARWVAEEGLGLDVCSGGELAVAMAVGFPAARIGMHGNNKSVAEVRAALEYGVGRIVLDSYAEIERVAAVAAELGVVAPVMIRVTAGVEAHTHEFIATAHEDQKFGFSLAGGHAAKAAAQVLAHPDTLDLRGLHSHIGSQIFDTAGFEVAARRVLGLHAAVAREHAVELPELDLGGGFGIAYTSENTPLATADLGAQLASIVTRECAAEGVPAPRVSIEPGRAIAGPSTFTLYEVGTIKKVELDGGARRAYVSVDGGMSDNVRTALYGADYSVTLASRRSAAPPMISRVVGKHCESGDIVVMDEYLPADLRAGDLLAVPGTGAYCRALSSQYNHVPRPPVVAVRDSAARLIVRRETIDDILALDVD from the coding sequence ATGCGCGCGCACGAGGCGGGCGCGCTGCACAGCGACGGCTACGGCGCCGCCCCCCAGTGGCTGCCCCATCCGGAGGACGTCAACGCCCTGCTGCCGGTGCTCTGGGCCCGCAACGTGGCCAAGGGCGCCGACGGCGTGCTCGCCATCGCGGGGGTGCCGGTCACCCGGATCGCGCAGGAGTTCGGGACCCCGGCGTACGTCGTGGACGAGGACGACTTCCGCGCCCGCGCGCGGGCCTTCCGCGACGAATTCGCCGCGCCGTTCGCCGGCCCGGACGGATCAGGGCCGGGCCTGGACGTGTACTACGCCGGCAAGGCCTTCCTCTGCTCGGCCGTCGCGCGCTGGGTGGCGGAGGAGGGCCTGGGCCTCGACGTGTGCAGCGGCGGCGAACTGGCCGTCGCGATGGCGGTGGGCTTCCCCGCGGCGCGGATCGGCATGCACGGGAACAACAAGTCGGTGGCGGAGGTTCGCGCGGCGCTGGAGTACGGCGTAGGGCGCATCGTCCTCGACAGCTACGCCGAGATCGAGCGGGTGGCCGCAGTCGCCGCCGAGCTGGGCGTCGTCGCGCCGGTGATGATCCGGGTCACCGCGGGGGTCGAGGCGCACACCCACGAGTTCATCGCGACCGCCCACGAGGATCAGAAATTCGGGTTCTCGCTGGCGGGAGGCCATGCCGCGAAGGCGGCGGCGCAGGTGCTCGCCCACCCCGACACCCTCGACCTGCGGGGGCTGCACAGCCACATCGGCTCCCAGATCTTCGACACGGCCGGCTTCGAGGTGGCCGCGCGGCGGGTGCTCGGGCTGCACGCGGCTGTCGCCCGCGAGCACGCCGTCGAGCTGCCGGAGCTGGACCTCGGCGGCGGCTTCGGCATCGCGTACACGAGCGAGAACACCCCGCTGGCGACGGCCGACCTGGGCGCCCAGCTCGCGAGCATCGTGACCCGCGAGTGCGCGGCCGAGGGGGTCCCGGCGCCGCGGGTCTCGATCGAACCCGGCCGGGCGATCGCCGGGCCGAGCACGTTCACGCTGTACGAGGTGGGCACCATCAAGAAGGTCGAGCTGGACGGCGGGGCCCGGCGCGCGTACGTCTCGGTCGACGGCGGGATGAGCGACAACGTCCGCACCGCGCTCTACGGGGCGGACTACTCGGTGACGCTCGCCAGCCGGCGCAGCGCCGCTCCGCCCATGATCAGCCGGGTGGTGGGCAAGCACTGCGAGTCGGGCGACATCGTCGTCATGGACGAATACCTGCCGGCCGACCTGCGCGCCGGCGACCTGCTGGCGGTGCCGGGGACGGGGGCGTACTGCCGCGCGCTGTCGAGTCAGTACAACCACGTGCCGCGCCCGCCGGTGGTGGCGGTCCGGGACAGCGCCGCCCGGCTCATCGTCCGCCGCGAGACGATCGACGACATCCTGGCCCTCGACGTGGACTGA